The Solicola gregarius DNA window TCGAGGCGCTCGACGCGCTCCGGAAGCAGTCGGCCCCGGTCAGCGCGCTCGTCGTCGTCGACAACGCCTCGACCGACGAAACGCCGGCCACCCTGCGCACGTACGACGATCTCGACGTCGTCACGCTCGCCGAGAACACCGGGGGAGCGGGCGGGTTCGCGGCCGGCATCGAACGGGCGCTCGATGCTCATGCTCCCGACCTGATCTGGCTGATGGATGACGACACGGTCGCCACCCCGACCGCGTCGGAGCGGCTGCTCGACGTGTACGCGAGCGCCGACCCGACGCCGGTGGTGCTCGCGAGCCGCGTCGTGTGGACCGACGGCCGCGACCACCCCATGAACACCCCGCGCCGTAAGCCGCGGGCGAGCGCGGACGAGGTACGCCGCGCGGCGGCCGTCGACGCGATCCCGGTGCGCTCGGCGTCGTTCGTCTCGATCATGTGCGACGCCGACACGGTCCGTGAGCGCGGGCTGCCGATCGCCGACTACTTCCTGTGGAACGACGACTTCGAGTACTCAACCCGGCTGCTGCGCGGGCGTACCGGCCTGTACTGCCCGGACAGCGTGGTCGTGCACAAGACCAAGGCGTTCGGGTCGACCGACGCCGACCCGGGCTCGCGCTTCTACTACGAGGTGCGCAACAAGACCTGGCTGTTCACCCGCAGCCGGGGCCTCGCGCCGCTGGAGAAGGCGGTCTACGGCGGGTCGACCGCACGCCGGTGGATACGCACGATCGCCGCCTCGAGCGACCGACGGACCCTGTGGAGGGGACTGGGCCGCGGGCTGCGCGACGGGATACGCTCCGGTCCGCGAAGCAACGAAGTCGTGCTCCGAAACGTCCGCACGACAGACGGATCCAACGGAAACGACCGCCTGCCCCCGACCGACGGAGACTTCCCGACCTCATGAGTCCCGTGCCCTTCTCGTTGCTGCTCCCCGTGTACGGCGGCGACGACCCGAGATTCCTGCGCACGGCCTTCACCAGCGCGGTCAACGAGCAGAGCCGGCCGCCCAACGACGTCGTCCTCATCCAGGACGGCCCGGTCGGCTCGCAGCTCGCCGCAGAGATCGTGCGCATCGTCGCCGACAGCCCGGTGCCCGTGAAGCACATCCCGCTGGTCGAGAACGTCGGCCTCGGCCCCGCGCTCGACCGCGGCCTCGACGCCTGCGGCCACGGCGTCGTGGCGCGGATGGACGCCGACGACATCTGCGTGCCGCATCGGTTCGCGACGCAGCTCCCCTTGATCGAGGCCGGCGCCGACATCGTCGGGTCGGGTCTGATGGAGTTCGTCGACGACGTCGACCACGTGGTGGAGACCCGCGTACCACCCATCGGCGAAGAGCAGATCCGCGCGACCGCGCGGTTCCGCGACCCGTTCAACCATCCGACCGTCGTCTACCGTCGCGACGCCGTGCTCG harbors:
- a CDS encoding glycosyltransferase, which produces MSTRVVAVVVTWNRRDLLVEALDALRKQSAPVSALVVVDNASTDETPATLRTYDDLDVVTLAENTGGAGGFAAGIERALDAHAPDLIWLMDDDTVATPTASERLLDVYASADPTPVVLASRVVWTDGRDHPMNTPRRKPRASADEVRRAAAVDAIPVRSASFVSIMCDADTVRERGLPIADYFLWNDDFEYSTRLLRGRTGLYCPDSVVVHKTKAFGSTDADPGSRFYYEVRNKTWLFTRSRGLAPLEKAVYGGSTARRWIRTIAASSDRRTLWRGLGRGLRDGIRSGPRSNEVVLRNVRTTDGSNGNDRLPPTDGDFPTS
- a CDS encoding glycosyltransferase, which encodes MSPVPFSLLLPVYGGDDPRFLRTAFTSAVNEQSRPPNDVVLIQDGPVGSQLAAEIVRIVADSPVPVKHIPLVENVGLGPALDRGLDACGHGVVARMDADDICVPHRFATQLPLIEAGADIVGSGLMEFVDDVDHVVETRVPPIGEEQIRATARFRDPFNHPTVVYRRDAVLAAGGYQDMPLMEDYLLFARMLSNGAMPVNVVEPLVYYRVGAGAYARRGGVEQLRAELELQRRFRAERITTRSEYVRNVVVRGGYRLVPERMRRAAYRRIIARGGGQRSGDATSRPDDSAPA